The following are encoded in a window of Rubellicoccus peritrichatus genomic DNA:
- a CDS encoding GxxExxY protein codes for MTENELGREVIDAAIIVHRELGPGLLESVYEIILLDELCKRGLNAKRQVPISFECRGIHFDEAFRADIILEDKVILELKSVEALNNAHKKQLLTYLKLTEMKLGFLLNFGEVLMKNGIVRTVHGLSES; via the coding sequence ATGACTGAGAATGAACTTGGTCGAGAGGTTATCGATGCAGCGATAATAGTTCACCGCGAACTTGGTCCCGGGCTCCTCGAAAGCGTTTATGAAATCATCCTTCTCGATGAATTATGTAAGCGTGGATTAAATGCCAAACGACAAGTGCCGATTTCTTTTGAATGTAGAGGTATCCATTTTGATGAAGCTTTTCGAGCAGATATCATTCTAGAAGACAAAGTGATCCTGGAATTAAAGTCAGTCGAAGCATTGAACAATGCCCACAAAAAACAGCTCCTGACATATCTCAAACTCACAGAAATGAAACTAGGTTTCCTCTTAAACTTTGGCGAAGTATTAATGAAAAATGGGATCGTTAGGACAGTTCATGGTCTTTCAGAATCATAA
- a CDS encoding ABC transporter substrate-binding protein, with amino-acid sequence MIILKERTVRLWLGITLAVLLAGCSKPPKVKRGEFPLPEGVEVAECETGKYGGAFVISETTEPKTFNFLVPADQSSNLAQSRFQEGLVGWDPMETKTIPALATSWEIADDKKTYTFHLRKGVKWNDGEPFTADDVIFTFDAIFAEEEDPDTGEMKPRFPSRYIAQYTFGGKRLEYRKVDDYTVEFFTPNIYSPFINDIGFVAIFPKHKLYDSYLDGTLLEQWSSQTAIDHPEELVGTGPFKVFSYKPGERIVFEANPHYWRADRDGNRLPYLDFLVTKFVKDANTQTILFATGELDAAAISATDEAWVRMGEETYDFTLYNRGPAPSIGFMWFNLNPGENDEGVPYVKPYKLKWFKDKRFRQAVMYAFDREGIAKGVYFGRAEPLDSVISQGNPKWHNPNVRKYRRDMDKARALLKDAGFTWDAEDNLIGPKGNPVEIELMLFEGSQRITEMATTLKQDLAELGINLRLSYVDFGVVIQKLDNTFDYEMSVIGWGSSAGATDPSGGKSLYISSGIYHVWHPKQETPATEWEARIDELMNAQEQTFDESERIKFFGEIQEIFAEEAPLFFMMTPYGYSGIKNKWNNVRVPPSGTLIWNIDELWTEEVE; translated from the coding sequence TTGATTATCTTAAAGGAAAGAACAGTTCGGCTCTGGCTTGGGATCACCCTGGCCGTCTTGTTGGCCGGGTGCTCGAAACCACCCAAGGTCAAACGAGGTGAGTTCCCTTTACCAGAAGGAGTTGAGGTCGCAGAATGCGAAACGGGGAAATACGGTGGTGCCTTTGTCATTTCAGAAACCACCGAGCCAAAAACCTTTAATTTCCTCGTTCCAGCAGATCAATCGTCAAACCTTGCTCAAAGCCGCTTCCAGGAAGGATTAGTGGGTTGGGACCCAATGGAGACCAAAACCATCCCTGCTCTGGCCACCTCCTGGGAAATCGCTGACGACAAGAAGACTTACACCTTTCATCTGCGTAAGGGAGTCAAATGGAACGACGGCGAGCCGTTCACCGCCGATGATGTCATATTTACCTTCGATGCGATCTTCGCTGAGGAGGAAGATCCGGACACGGGTGAGATGAAGCCACGCTTTCCCAGCCGCTATATCGCCCAATACACGTTTGGCGGCAAAAGGCTGGAGTACCGAAAGGTCGATGATTACACGGTGGAATTTTTCACCCCAAACATCTATTCTCCCTTCATCAATGACATTGGTTTTGTTGCCATTTTTCCCAAACACAAACTCTACGATAGCTACCTTGATGGCACGCTACTAGAGCAATGGTCTTCTCAAACAGCAATCGATCATCCAGAGGAACTCGTTGGGACCGGCCCCTTCAAGGTATTCTCTTACAAGCCGGGCGAACGTATCGTCTTTGAAGCCAATCCGCATTACTGGCGTGCCGACCGGGACGGTAACCGACTCCCCTATCTCGACTTCCTCGTTACCAAGTTTGTCAAGGATGCTAACACACAAACCATCCTGTTTGCCACTGGAGAACTGGATGCAGCCGCCATTTCAGCAACCGATGAAGCATGGGTCCGCATGGGTGAGGAGACTTATGACTTCACACTCTACAACCGCGGTCCCGCACCAAGCATAGGATTCATGTGGTTCAACCTCAATCCGGGAGAGAACGACGAAGGCGTGCCCTATGTGAAACCTTACAAATTGAAATGGTTCAAAGACAAACGTTTCCGGCAAGCGGTCATGTATGCCTTTGATCGCGAAGGTATCGCAAAAGGCGTTTACTTCGGTCGCGCCGAACCGCTTGACTCGGTTATCAGCCAGGGTAATCCCAAATGGCATAATCCCAATGTCAGAAAATACAGGCGGGATATGGATAAGGCGCGGGCTCTTTTGAAAGACGCAGGATTCACCTGGGATGCAGAAGACAATCTTATTGGCCCGAAAGGCAATCCTGTTGAGATCGAGCTTATGCTTTTCGAAGGCAGTCAGCGTATCACAGAAATGGCGACGACACTCAAACAGGACCTGGCTGAACTAGGCATCAATCTTAGGTTGAGCTATGTAGACTTCGGAGTCGTCATACAGAAGCTGGACAATACTTTTGATTACGAAATGAGTGTCATTGGCTGGGGCTCTTCAGCAGGTGCAACGGATCCATCTGGTGGAAAATCACTTTATATCAGCAGTGGAATCTACCACGTCTGGCACCCAAAGCAGGAAACTCCGGCCACCGAATGGGAGGCGCGTATCGATGAACTGATGAATGCTCAGGAACAAACATTCGATGAATCCGAACGGATAAAGTTCTTTGGTGAAATCCAGGAAATCTTTGCCGAAGAAGCTCCTCTCTTTTTTATGATGACTCCTTATGGTTACAGCGGGATTAAAAACAAGTGGAACAACGTCCGTGTCCCACCTTCCGGCACCTTGATCTGGAACATTGATGAACTCTGGACAGAGGAAGTTGAATAA
- a CDS encoding ABC transporter permease subunit has product MTAFIIRRILAMIPILFGVSVLVFYLMNLAPGDFLDEARARPDISDELVAQLEREYGLKDSEGNPTAWYVQYAYWLNSLSPIKFISEDGDFFSDIRTGKPSLGQSWAYNIPVFDLIKQRLPATLILSLSALIFAWIIAIPLGVLAAIKRNSWFDKISALFAYSALSIPEFFLAILMVYFAAKTGWFPTGGRSSISSEFMPAVGSFFDHIYHLILPTFVLGVGGIAGMMRIMRANFLDYLHAEFVKTARAKGLKEKVVMFRHVLRNAINPLLTALGFAFASLLSGAILVEKVMNYPGLGLLVFEAFFRKDQAVVLAAVLMGVTMLMFGNLFADLLLAWSDPRIRLENPSEAGQRKGQWRPASILIAVVVLLLLSFSLVPWDSREAMQTMLLWVKWIGLAGIIICIGIIGKIAWPTLSNIFSELIKRPLGVAVSAILLALYGCALFAPFLATQEASTQNLTQTFHPPSAFTWDSGLAVKAYENVDPTIAKYVPVEDITIPVKLFGKGFEYKLFGFIPTSRHLVLPDYEALEAKLGDTIDPAKYPVYLLGSDSTGRDVFSRLLFGSQISLTIGLIGISITMTIGFLIGGLAGYFGGRFDFLAMRLVEFLMAIPGLYLLLALRSALAPHFESAQMFIVIIIILSLVGWAGTARVLRGMSLSIRNRQFITAAESMGQSTGQILVKHLLPNLASYLLVAATLSIPGYILGEAALSFLGLGIQEPSASWGLMLQQPQRDLKVFFLNFWWLLTPGVAIFITVIAFNLLGDVLRDIVDPKMKRQ; this is encoded by the coding sequence ATGACAGCTTTTATCATCAGACGTATACTGGCAATGATTCCGATTCTTTTTGGAGTCAGCGTGCTGGTCTTCTATCTGATGAACCTTGCTCCTGGTGACTTTCTCGATGAGGCGCGAGCGCGTCCCGATATCTCGGATGAACTGGTAGCCCAATTAGAAAGAGAATACGGGCTGAAGGATTCTGAGGGTAATCCCACAGCATGGTACGTTCAATATGCCTACTGGTTGAACAGCCTTTCGCCCATCAAGTTCATTAGCGAAGACGGAGATTTCTTTTCAGACATACGCACAGGCAAACCAAGTCTCGGACAATCCTGGGCATACAATATTCCGGTCTTCGATCTAATAAAACAACGACTACCTGCGACACTTATCCTCTCATTGAGTGCTCTCATCTTTGCCTGGATAATTGCTATCCCATTAGGTGTATTGGCTGCGATCAAACGTAACTCATGGTTTGACAAAATTTCGGCATTGTTCGCCTATAGCGCGCTTTCGATACCTGAGTTTTTTCTCGCCATTCTCATGGTCTACTTTGCCGCCAAGACCGGATGGTTTCCAACTGGCGGACGCTCCTCGATCTCAAGTGAATTCATGCCTGCGGTGGGAAGTTTCTTTGATCACATTTATCACCTGATCCTGCCAACCTTTGTTTTGGGAGTCGGAGGCATTGCCGGGATGATGCGTATCATGCGTGCGAACTTCCTCGATTACCTGCACGCCGAGTTTGTCAAAACCGCACGCGCCAAAGGTCTTAAAGAGAAGGTCGTGATGTTCCGTCATGTGCTGCGCAATGCCATCAACCCCCTGCTGACAGCTTTGGGCTTTGCATTCGCCAGCTTACTGAGTGGCGCCATTCTGGTGGAGAAGGTTATGAACTACCCTGGGCTCGGCCTGTTGGTCTTCGAAGCATTCTTTCGCAAAGATCAGGCAGTCGTCCTTGCAGCTGTTCTGATGGGGGTCACTATGTTGATGTTCGGCAATCTCTTCGCAGACCTGCTTCTGGCCTGGAGCGATCCGCGTATCCGTCTCGAGAACCCAAGCGAAGCCGGCCAAAGAAAAGGCCAATGGCGCCCAGCTTCGATCCTGATTGCGGTGGTCGTTCTACTCTTGCTTAGTTTTTCATTAGTTCCCTGGGATAGCCGCGAAGCCATGCAAACGATGCTTCTATGGGTCAAGTGGATCGGCCTCGCTGGAATCATAATCTGTATTGGCATTATTGGCAAAATCGCCTGGCCAACACTGAGCAATATTTTTTCTGAATTGATAAAACGGCCACTCGGCGTTGCCGTCTCAGCAATTCTTCTTGCCCTTTATGGCTGTGCCCTCTTTGCCCCATTCCTCGCCACGCAAGAGGCATCCACACAAAACCTGACTCAAACCTTTCATCCACCAAGTGCCTTTACCTGGGATAGCGGCCTGGCAGTAAAAGCTTATGAGAACGTCGATCCGACAATCGCCAAATATGTTCCAGTTGAAGACATAACGATCCCTGTTAAACTCTTTGGGAAAGGATTCGAATACAAACTATTTGGTTTCATTCCAACCAGTCGGCATCTGGTTCTCCCCGATTACGAAGCACTCGAAGCCAAACTTGGTGACACAATTGATCCGGCAAAGTATCCAGTTTATCTTCTCGGCAGCGATTCAACTGGTCGCGATGTTTTCTCCCGACTCCTTTTTGGCTCACAGATATCACTGACCATTGGGCTGATTGGCATATCCATCACCATGACCATTGGGTTCCTCATTGGTGGACTTGCTGGTTACTTCGGTGGGCGCTTTGACTTCCTGGCCATGCGACTGGTCGAGTTCCTCATGGCAATCCCTGGTTTGTACCTCCTTCTTGCTCTGCGGTCTGCACTGGCCCCTCATTTTGAGTCGGCCCAGATGTTCATTGTCATTATCATTATTTTATCACTTGTCGGCTGGGCTGGAACTGCCCGCGTTCTTCGTGGAATGAGCCTGTCGATTCGCAACCGGCAATTCATTACCGCCGCCGAAAGCATGGGCCAAAGCACAGGGCAAATTCTGGTAAAGCATCTCCTGCCGAACCTTGCCAGTTATCTTCTGGTGGCAGCAACACTCAGCATCCCCGGATACATTCTCGGTGAGGCAGCACTCAGTTTCCTGGGACTCGGTATTCAAGAACCATCGGCTTCATGGGGTCTGATGCTTCAACAACCTCAACGCGATTTGAAGGTCTTCTTTCTAAACTTCTGGTGGCTGTTGACGCCTGGCGTCGCTATTTTCATCACAGTCATTGCCTTCAACCTCCTCGGCGACGTCTTGCGCGACATCGTTGACCCAAAGATGAAACGCCAGTAG
- the mfd gene encoding transcription-repair coupling factor, giving the protein MKPVALPKQVTSSRLTGVTKAASSAICSLLLRKKAESVILFVGKDLRRLEGFAADLETAWEVLEGADAPICHVFPDVSELDEDDPRAFEMNCDRLTALTELREVESKSSTKQLVIAVTPRSLLSSAPAPNQLASHEIILSTGDSVDFHALQERLATELGYDAEAVCETPGQFAVRGGLIDIYPLNGEAPARIDLFGEEIDEIRLFDPTTQRSREKIERLVIASNVSQQKTLKTTTLLDYLPKSIRWIVDEPSALEDAYNEHFNVPEKIAAPFATFATVIEKRKDSKDTWFGLSELDIPSRLFKESPSKAYDTESLEAYRTFAEEDKLGVVRFDSERESRTRFLQQLALWSRKGYQLSIITRNQGEQDRLADIIAEELDLEDFKPRLISGQIADGFRLDYKAGKNSRREVVVNADEIFGRHRIRVTKRRRKLPEHKAVDQALDFSELADGDHLVHLQNGVCIFRGLQKMDFGGKAEEVISLEFAEEITVHLRLHESHLLSRYVGLSKVTPKLGKIGTNQWEKTRAAAERATLDFAAELLRLQAERETAQGHAFAPDSPWLKNFEDAFPFQETRDQKTAIDETKLDMEQPNPMDRLICGDVGFGKTEVAIRAAFKAVLDGKQVAMLIPTTVLCQQHFNTFRERFVEHPVVVEMLSRFRTPKQQKEIKLQMKTGQIDIIVGTHSLLARGVEFQDLGLLIIDEEHRFGVKQKEKIKQLRRNIDVLTMSATPIPRTLHSALVGVRQMSVIETAPRNRLPIQTVVKSYDPTIVKDAVKFELNRGGQVFYLHNRVQTIETVAARIRELVPNARLAVGHGQMEEGDLEKIMTDFVAGRYDVLVCTTIIESGLDIPNCNTIIIEGADRFGLGQLYQLRGRVGRFNKQAYAYLLLHRHTKLMDLARKRLGAIRQYNQLGAGFRIAMRDLELRGAGNLLGAQQSGHIAGVGFDLYCQLLRQSVSRLKGDINAAAIRANVRLDFVILGESRDKKGSSGAGDTGYDAIKSAELGRERIKPIEAALPTAYLGEARLRIDFYRRLAMAGNLDEVEEISETLEDRFGKRPKEVDALLMLTRIRVLAERRGIVAVETEGNRLKCQIVGKRPAKYVQSGGRFPRLTARKPIPRLREIRDYLKRLPTTDK; this is encoded by the coding sequence ATGAAACCCGTCGCTCTTCCCAAGCAAGTAACTTCAAGCCGGTTAACCGGCGTTACAAAGGCGGCTTCTTCGGCCATCTGCTCGTTGCTCCTGCGCAAGAAGGCCGAATCAGTCATTTTGTTCGTGGGCAAAGACCTAAGGCGATTGGAAGGTTTCGCGGCGGATCTTGAGACCGCCTGGGAAGTGCTGGAGGGAGCTGATGCACCAATCTGTCACGTCTTTCCAGACGTCAGCGAACTTGATGAAGACGATCCGCGTGCCTTCGAGATGAACTGCGACCGTCTGACTGCGTTAACGGAACTTCGCGAAGTTGAAAGCAAAAGTTCGACTAAGCAATTGGTCATCGCCGTCACTCCACGAAGCTTACTCTCATCGGCACCTGCGCCAAACCAACTGGCAAGTCATGAGATCATTCTTTCGACAGGCGATTCGGTTGACTTCCATGCCCTGCAGGAACGCCTTGCGACTGAACTTGGCTATGATGCTGAAGCAGTCTGCGAAACCCCTGGACAGTTCGCAGTGCGCGGTGGCCTGATTGACATTTATCCGCTCAATGGTGAAGCCCCCGCCCGGATCGACCTCTTCGGTGAAGAGATCGACGAGATCCGTTTGTTCGATCCCACCACACAACGCTCGAGAGAAAAAATCGAACGACTGGTGATCGCTTCGAATGTCTCACAACAGAAGACTCTCAAAACTACAACCCTCCTCGATTATCTCCCAAAATCAATCCGTTGGATTGTCGATGAGCCTTCTGCATTGGAAGACGCCTACAATGAGCATTTCAATGTTCCGGAGAAAATCGCCGCGCCATTTGCCACTTTCGCAACAGTCATCGAGAAAAGAAAGGACAGCAAAGACACATGGTTCGGACTCAGCGAACTGGACATACCATCCCGATTGTTCAAAGAAAGCCCATCCAAAGCATACGATACCGAATCCCTTGAAGCGTATCGGACGTTCGCCGAAGAGGATAAGCTGGGGGTCGTTCGTTTCGACTCGGAACGCGAATCCCGCACACGATTTCTCCAGCAACTCGCCCTTTGGTCCCGCAAGGGCTATCAGTTATCAATCATTACACGGAATCAGGGTGAACAGGATCGCCTCGCAGACATTATTGCGGAGGAACTTGATCTTGAAGATTTCAAGCCAAGGTTGATCAGCGGACAAATCGCTGACGGCTTCCGACTGGATTACAAAGCCGGTAAAAACTCACGACGTGAAGTCGTCGTCAACGCTGACGAGATCTTTGGCCGACATCGGATTCGCGTCACAAAACGCCGTAGGAAACTGCCAGAGCACAAGGCTGTGGATCAGGCACTCGACTTTTCCGAGTTGGCTGACGGCGACCACCTTGTTCACCTCCAGAATGGAGTCTGTATTTTCAGAGGCCTGCAAAAGATGGACTTTGGCGGCAAGGCAGAGGAAGTCATTTCGCTGGAATTCGCGGAAGAGATCACCGTCCACCTACGTCTGCATGAGAGTCATTTACTGAGTCGTTATGTCGGGCTTTCCAAAGTCACACCAAAGCTTGGAAAGATCGGCACCAATCAATGGGAAAAGACCCGGGCAGCAGCAGAACGCGCAACGCTCGACTTTGCGGCAGAATTACTTCGCCTCCAGGCGGAGCGCGAAACGGCTCAGGGCCACGCCTTTGCTCCGGACAGTCCCTGGCTGAAGAACTTCGAAGACGCCTTTCCCTTTCAGGAAACCCGCGACCAAAAGACCGCTATCGACGAAACCAAACTCGACATGGAGCAGCCGAATCCAATGGACCGGTTGATCTGTGGTGATGTTGGCTTTGGCAAAACCGAGGTCGCAATCCGCGCTGCCTTCAAGGCAGTCCTCGATGGAAAACAAGTGGCGATGTTGATTCCCACCACCGTGCTCTGTCAGCAGCACTTCAATACCTTCCGCGAGCGTTTTGTCGAACACCCTGTCGTGGTGGAAATGTTGAGCCGTTTCCGGACGCCCAAGCAGCAAAAGGAGATCAAACTCCAGATGAAGACCGGGCAGATCGATATCATCGTCGGCACACACAGCCTGCTCGCACGTGGCGTTGAATTCCAGGACCTCGGCCTGCTCATCATCGACGAAGAACACCGCTTTGGCGTTAAGCAGAAGGAAAAGATCAAACAACTGCGACGCAACATCGACGTCCTGACCATGAGCGCAACGCCGATTCCGCGAACCCTGCACAGCGCACTCGTTGGCGTTCGCCAGATGAGCGTGATTGAAACCGCGCCCCGCAACCGTTTGCCGATCCAAACTGTGGTCAAATCCTACGATCCAACCATCGTAAAAGATGCCGTCAAATTTGAATTGAATCGCGGCGGCCAGGTTTTCTACCTCCACAACCGGGTGCAAACCATCGAGACAGTCGCAGCCAGGATCCGCGAACTTGTGCCCAATGCAAGGCTGGCTGTCGGCCATGGACAAATGGAGGAAGGCGACCTTGAAAAGATCATGACCGATTTCGTCGCTGGTCGCTATGACGTGCTGGTCTGCACTACGATCATTGAGAGCGGGCTGGATATCCCGAATTGCAACACTATCATCATTGAGGGGGCGGACCGCTTTGGATTGGGCCAGCTTTATCAGTTGCGAGGCCGAGTCGGGAGATTCAACAAACAGGCCTATGCCTATCTTCTGCTTCATCGTCACACCAAACTGATGGACCTAGCCCGCAAACGTCTCGGCGCGATTCGCCAGTACAATCAACTCGGAGCCGGTTTTCGTATTGCGATGCGTGACCTGGAGCTGCGTGGCGCTGGAAACCTGCTCGGAGCCCAGCAAAGCGGACACATCGCTGGAGTCGGGTTTGACCTCTACTGCCAACTGCTTCGTCAAAGTGTTTCACGGCTCAAAGGTGACATCAATGCAGCCGCCATCCGGGCAAATGTTCGCCTTGATTTTGTTATACTTGGAGAAAGCCGAGATAAAAAAGGATCCTCTGGTGCTGGCGACACGGGCTACGACGCCATCAAATCAGCCGAGCTTGGCCGTGAACGGATCAAACCAATCGAAGCCGCACTTCCGACGGCGTATTTAGGCGAAGCCCGCCTGCGAATTGATTTTTACCGACGTCTCGCCATGGCGGGTAATCTCGATGAAGTTGAAGAAATCAGCGAAACCCTGGAAGACCGTTTCGGCAAACGGCCGAAGGAAGTGGATGCCCTGCTGATGTTAACCAGAATCAGAGTTTTAGCGGAACGCAGAGGCATTGTGGCGGTCGAAACCGAAGGAAACCGCCTGAAATGTCAGATCGTTGGAAAGCGTCCTGCCAAGTATGTTCAGAGCGGCGGACGTTTTCCCCGCTTGACCGCGCGCAAACCCATTCCTAGGTTGCGCGAGATACGGGATTATCTTAAGCGACTCCCGACAACCGATAAATGA
- a CDS encoding peptidylprolyl isomerase, translated as MKHLTLLLISSLFAAITVCAQSDPNSWDVKYTNGIAAQVEDQIITLEELRREIAPLIPEIRSKARTRFEFDQYIAQVTREILQNLVDRVLIVRDFNEKGYQIPESYLVNEYDDYVIKEFNGDRSEFLEFLRIQGKSDLQFRAELKERIIVNFMRNEMTKSQTEVSPQKIRTYYEKNKNRFYEEAAVNVNMITLTPLAYESADLMRQQADAIVAQLDAGEDFAELAKQYSQDDKRSDGGAWGWINRDEMLPVLADTAFALEVDQHSQPIQQGDNLFIIEVIEKREEGIQELEKVRNEIELAITQQLARQAAERWLERIRKKAYIKYFLDEAAPRQNDNSPVEMKIGRPALEAEDAAAEPS; from the coding sequence ATGAAGCACCTGACACTTTTGTTAATCTCCTCGCTCTTTGCAGCGATCACCGTTTGCGCGCAAAGCGACCCGAACAGCTGGGACGTTAAGTACACCAACGGCATCGCCGCACAGGTGGAAGACCAGATCATCACACTGGAAGAGCTTCGGCGTGAAATCGCACCGTTGATCCCTGAAATCCGCAGCAAGGCAAGAACACGTTTCGAATTCGACCAGTATATTGCCCAGGTCACACGGGAAATTCTTCAAAATCTGGTCGACCGTGTCCTGATTGTTCGGGACTTTAACGAAAAGGGTTATCAGATCCCGGAGAGCTACCTCGTCAATGAATACGACGATTATGTCATCAAGGAATTCAACGGCGACCGCTCCGAGTTCCTTGAATTCCTCAGGATTCAAGGGAAAAGTGATCTCCAATTCCGCGCTGAGCTGAAAGAGCGGATCATTGTTAACTTCATGCGCAATGAGATGACCAAGTCTCAGACCGAAGTCAGCCCTCAGAAAATCCGCACCTATTACGAAAAAAACAAAAACCGTTTTTATGAAGAGGCCGCAGTCAACGTGAACATGATCACGCTGACTCCCCTGGCCTATGAAAGTGCGGATCTGATGCGTCAACAGGCTGATGCTATCGTAGCCCAACTGGACGCAGGCGAGGACTTTGCCGAACTGGCCAAGCAGTATAGTCAGGACGACAAGCGTTCAGACGGTGGTGCCTGGGGCTGGATCAACCGTGATGAAATGCTCCCTGTGCTTGCAGATACAGCCTTTGCCCTGGAAGTTGATCAGCATAGCCAGCCGATTCAACAAGGTGACAATCTCTTCATCATCGAAGTGATTGAAAAACGCGAAGAAGGAATTCAGGAGCTGGAAAAAGTGCGTAATGAGATCGAGCTCGCCATCACGCAACAGCTGGCACGCCAAGCCGCAGAACGCTGGCTTGAGCGAATCCGCAAGAAAGCCTACATCAAGTATTTCCTGGACGAAGCAGCTCCACGACAAAATGACAACTCGCCGGTTGAGATGAAAATCGGACGACCTGCTCTTGAAGCAGAGGATGCTGCCGCAGAACCTTCTTGA
- the nspC gene encoding carboxynorspermidine decarboxylase, with translation MSQDPTPDFTPQRLKALEEIPVDALPSPCYVIHLGCLEDNGKLLASIKECTGARILLAQKGFACWATYPILSKYLDGTTASGVHEALLGLEKFDGEVHVYSPAFTETDIEKLSHFAHTVVFNTIDQFTRFGPVLDTKVERGLRVNPEHSTVDTELYDPAASGSRLGSTLEALERFEKEADHPIEIDGLHFHTLCEQDSDALEETALIFEEKFQPWLKRVKWLNFGGGHHITRPGYDIDRLCRVIDHFKRKYNVDVYLEPGEAVALHTGILSVTVLDIMQAGEIKNVIVDSSATCHMPDVLEMPYRPRISGAGDAGEFANTYRLGGMSCLAGDIIGDYSFKEPLTIGSKLRLLDMSHYTMVKNTTFNGVPLPAIALYDPKTKNTNLIRKFGYADYRDRLS, from the coding sequence ATGTCGCAAGATCCCACACCTGATTTCACACCACAGCGCCTGAAAGCGTTGGAGGAGATTCCTGTCGATGCCTTACCCTCGCCTTGTTATGTCATTCATCTGGGCTGTCTGGAGGATAATGGAAAGCTCCTCGCTTCGATCAAAGAGTGCACCGGAGCCCGAATTCTTCTCGCCCAAAAGGGCTTTGCCTGCTGGGCAACCTACCCAATCCTCTCAAAATATCTGGACGGTACGACAGCCAGTGGCGTTCACGAAGCCCTGCTGGGACTGGAGAAATTCGACGGCGAGGTTCATGTTTACTCCCCGGCATTTACTGAGACTGACATTGAGAAGCTAAGCCACTTCGCCCACACCGTGGTTTTCAACACCATCGATCAATTCACCCGCTTTGGACCAGTTCTCGACACAAAGGTGGAACGTGGACTGAGGGTCAATCCCGAGCATTCGACGGTCGATACAGAATTGTATGATCCAGCCGCATCAGGCTCTCGGCTCGGTTCAACGCTTGAAGCATTAGAGCGATTTGAAAAAGAAGCCGACCACCCAATCGAAATCGACGGGCTTCATTTCCATACACTTTGCGAACAAGATTCGGATGCTCTGGAAGAAACGGCTCTAATTTTCGAAGAGAAATTCCAGCCCTGGCTCAAGCGTGTCAAGTGGCTGAACTTCGGAGGTGGACATCACATTACCCGTCCTGGCTATGACATAGACCGCCTCTGCCGCGTGATTGATCACTTCAAGAGGAAATACAATGTGGATGTCTATCTGGAACCTGGCGAAGCGGTCGCACTCCATACCGGCATCCTGAGCGTAACCGTTCTCGACATCATGCAGGCGGGTGAAATCAAGAACGTCATCGTGGACTCATCCGCAACCTGCCATATGCCCGATGTTCTGGAAATGCCCTACCGTCCGCGAATCTCAGGAGCAGGCGACGCCGGAGAATTCGCTAACACTTACCGCCTGGGTGGGATGTCATGTCTGGCTGGGGATATTATCGGAGATTATAGCTTCAAAGAGCCACTGACTATTGGCAGCAAGCTGAGGCTACTCGATATGTCTCATTACACCATGGTCAAAAACACAACTTTCAACGGCGTTCCCCTACCCGCAATTGCCCTCTATGATCCAAAAACAAAAAATACCAATCTAATCCGTAAATTCGGTTATGCAGATTACCGTGATCGGCTTTCATAA